One part of the Microtus ochrogaster isolate Prairie Vole_2 chromosome 18, MicOch1.0, whole genome shotgun sequence genome encodes these proteins:
- the Isoc1 gene encoding isochorismatase domain-containing protein 1, whose translation AGGGVGAGAPSGGGGVPVLFCFSVFARPASVPHGAGYDVLIQKFLSLYGDQLDMHRKFVVQLFAEEWGQYVDLPKGFAVSERCKLRLVPLQIQLTTLGNLTPPSTVFFCCDMQERFRPAIKYFGDIISVGQRLLQGARILGIPVIITEQYPKGLGSTVQEIDLTGVKLVLPKTKFSMVLPEVEAALAEIPGVRSVVLFGVETHVCIQQTALELVGRGIEVHIVADATSSRSMMDRMFALERLARTGIIVTTSEAVLLQLVADKDHPKFKEIQNLIKASAPESGLLSKV comes from the exons GCCGGCGGCGGTGTGGGCGCGGGGGCGCCGTCGGGGGGCGGCGGCGTACCGGTGCTCTTCTGCTTCTCGGTGTTCGCGCGGCCCGCGTCGGTGCCCCACGGCGCCGGCTACGACGTGCTCATCCAGAAGTTCCTGAGCCTCTATGGCGACCAGCTCGACATGCACCGCAAATTCGTGGTGCAGCTCTTCGCCGAGGAGTGGGGTCAGTACGTGGACCTGCCCAAGGGCTTCGCGGTGAGCGAGCGCTGCAAGCTGCGCCTGGTGCCGCTGCAGATCCAG CTTACGACCCTGGGAAACCTCACGCCTCCCAGCACTGTGTTTTTCTGCTGTGACATGCAGGAAAGATTCCGACCAGCCATCAAGTACTTTGGAGACATTATCAGTGTGGGACAGAGACTg TTACAAGGAGCTCGGATATTAGGAATTCCAGTTATCATAACAGAACAGTATCCCAAAGGCCTTGGCAGCACGGTGCAAGAGATCGACTTAACAGGTGTCAAACTGGTTCTTCCGAAGACCAAGTTTTCTATGGTGTTACCGGAAGTGGAAGCGGCCTTAGCCGAGATTCCTGGCGTCCGCAGTGTTGTACTATTTGGAGTAGAA ACACACGTGTGCATCCAGCAAACCGCCCTGGAGCTGGTCGGCCGAGGCATCGAGGTTCACATCGTTGCCGATGCCACCTCCTCAAGAAGCATGATGGACAGGATGTTTGCTCTTGAG CGTCTTGCTCGAACTGGGATCATCGTGACCACCAGTGAGGCCGTTCTGCTACAGCTGGTGGCTGACAAAGATCACCCGAAATTCAAGGAAATTCAGAACCTAATTAAGGCGAGTGCCCCTGAGTCTGGTCTGCTCTCCAAAGTATAA